A DNA window from Candidatus Desulfatibia profunda contains the following coding sequences:
- a CDS encoding DUF86 domain-containing protein: MRRCKECQEDLSQIPWPNINGMRNRLIHAYFDVNLEIL; encoded by the coding sequence ATGAGGCGGTGTAAGGAATGCCAAGAAGATCTTTCCCAAATCCCTTGGCCCAATATTAACGGCATGAGGAACCGCCTGATTCACGCTTATTTTGACGTCAATTTGGAAATTCTATGA